In Ectothiorhodosinus mongolicus, one DNA window encodes the following:
- a CDS encoding GNAT family N-acetyltransferase, whose translation MICPPQPLSEQHITDDFYCGHASLNQWLKKRAPKAARIGHSARTFVVCDQDQRVLAYYALASGSVNREDVPNKVARNTPDPVPVVLLARLAVDQSMAGRGMGRGLLKDAFLRVYSAAEQIGIRAILVHAIDEQARSFYVKHGFYDSPTHELTLMLTISEIEKEWISSP comes from the coding sequence GTGATATGCCCGCCACAACCGCTGAGCGAGCAACACATTACCGATGATTTTTATTGTGGCCATGCATCCCTCAATCAATGGTTAAAAAAGCGCGCCCCCAAAGCGGCGCGCATTGGACACTCAGCACGGACTTTCGTGGTGTGCGACCAAGACCAAAGGGTGCTCGCGTACTATGCCCTCGCATCGGGGTCTGTTAATCGGGAAGATGTGCCCAACAAAGTCGCGCGCAACACGCCTGATCCGGTACCCGTCGTGTTACTCGCTCGATTGGCTGTGGACCAAAGTATGGCGGGTCGGGGGATGGGTCGCGGCCTGCTTAAAGACGCATTTTTACGCGTTTATTCGGCTGCCGAACAGATTGGCATTCGGGCTATTCTGGTACATGCGATTGATGAACAAGCGCGATCATTTTATGTAAAACACGGTTTTTACGATTCTCCCACCCACGAGTTGACGCTGATGTTGACCATCAGTGAGATCGAGAAGGAATGGATATCTAGCCCATGA